The following coding sequences lie in one Gemmatimonadota bacterium genomic window:
- a CDS encoding tripartite tricarboxylate transporter substrate-binding protein, which translates to MTKRASPRAWLRVAAALAILATACLPNGGTRGWECIAPANVGGGWDRTCRSAGLVMGELGLSPGAVRTLNMPGAGGGVAYAHAVAQRNEDPDVLFAASPGTTLLLGQGQWGRLTEDDVRWVGAVGAEYGVLAVAADAPWQNLGDLLAAWRADPTSIAVSGGSAAAGQDHMKVLLLAHRAGLDPRSIRYVPFDGGGEAMTALLGGFVQVFSGEVSEILGQVQAGRMRPITVMAPHRLGGVLEGVATAREAGVEVDWVTWRGFFAPGGISDERYREWVDVFTRLAATPEWEAARRQNRWEPYAMVGDEFDAFVKQQVRDFREMSREIGLIR; encoded by the coding sequence CCAACGGGGGCACGCGCGGCTGGGAGTGCATCGCCCCCGCCAATGTCGGCGGCGGGTGGGACCGGACCTGCCGCTCGGCGGGTCTGGTCATGGGAGAGCTGGGCCTGAGCCCGGGTGCCGTGCGCACCCTGAACATGCCCGGTGCCGGTGGTGGCGTGGCCTACGCCCACGCGGTGGCCCAGCGCAACGAAGATCCGGATGTGCTGTTCGCGGCCAGCCCCGGCACCACGCTTCTCCTCGGCCAAGGGCAGTGGGGACGCCTCACCGAGGACGATGTCCGGTGGGTGGGCGCGGTGGGAGCCGAGTACGGCGTGTTGGCGGTCGCCGCCGACGCTCCCTGGCAGAACCTGGGCGACCTGCTGGCCGCCTGGCGCGCCGACCCCACGAGCATCGCCGTGAGCGGAGGAAGCGCCGCGGCGGGTCAGGACCACATGAAGGTGCTCCTGCTGGCCCACCGGGCCGGCCTCGACCCACGCTCCATCCGCTACGTGCCCTTCGACGGTGGCGGCGAGGCCATGACCGCCCTGCTCGGTGGATTCGTACAGGTGTTCAGCGGCGAGGTGTCGGAGATCCTGGGGCAGGTGCAAGCCGGCCGCATGCGTCCGATCACGGTGATGGCACCGCACCGCCTGGGAGGCGTCCTCGAAGGCGTCGCCACGGCGCGCGAAGCGGGCGTGGAGGTGGACTGGGTGACCTGGCGCGGTTTCTTCGCGCCGGGTGGCATCAGCGACGAGCGCTACCGGGAATGGGTGGACGTCTTCACGCGATTGGCGGCGACGCCCGAGTGGGAGGCGGCCCGCAGACAGAACCGCTGGGAGCCGTACGCCATGGTGGGCGACGAGTTCGACGCGTTCGTGAAGCAGCAGGTGCGTGACTTCCGCGAGATGTCGCGGGAGATCGGACTGATCCGGTGA
- a CDS encoding tripartite tricarboxylate transporter permease — translation MDALTHLVGGFGVALQPVNLLLAFVGVLVGTFVGMLPGIGPINAIAILIPLTFATGMSPESALILMAGIYYGSQYGNSISTILLNVPGTASAVVTALDGNAMTRQGRGGPALAMAAIASFFGGTVSIFFLVLFAPLLAEWAIRFGPAEYFALMVFAFAALSSLSSGTLIKGLAATAFGLLLATVGLDPNSSVPRFTFGQIKLLDGMDFVVVTIGLFAVSEVLQLLEDTDRGQAVTSSFGRVMITMKEFVTSLGAMIRGSVLGFLVGVLPGAGGTIASFLAYSTEQRVSDREGTFGKGDIRGVAAPESANNAAANGAMIPLLTLGVPGSGTTAVLLGALLGLGVTPGPLLITEEPDLFWGLAASMYVGNVFLLLLNLPLVGVFVRALTVPRWFLLPAVAALSFVAVYAVNQSAFDLVLMTGFGVVGYAMRKAGMPLAPVILGLVLGPLMEKSLRRAMFLSGGDWGILFSSPIAITLWVLAAASLGAPMLMARRARLREAMSEGEND, via the coding sequence ATGGATGCGCTGACCCACCTCGTGGGGGGCTTCGGTGTAGCGCTCCAGCCGGTGAACCTGCTGTTGGCCTTCGTGGGCGTGCTGGTGGGCACGTTCGTGGGCATGCTCCCGGGCATCGGTCCCATCAACGCCATCGCCATCCTCATCCCGCTCACCTTCGCCACCGGCATGAGCCCGGAGTCCGCGCTCATCCTGATGGCCGGGATCTACTACGGCTCCCAGTACGGCAACTCCATCAGCACCATCCTGCTCAACGTGCCGGGTACGGCATCGGCGGTGGTGACGGCGCTGGACGGCAACGCCATGACCCGACAGGGGCGGGGCGGGCCGGCGCTGGCCATGGCGGCCATCGCGTCGTTCTTCGGTGGCACCGTCTCGATCTTCTTTCTGGTGCTCTTCGCGCCCCTGCTGGCGGAGTGGGCCATCCGCTTCGGGCCGGCCGAATACTTCGCGCTCATGGTCTTCGCCTTCGCCGCGCTCTCGAGCTTGTCGAGTGGCACGCTGATCAAGGGTCTGGCGGCCACGGCCTTCGGCCTTCTGCTGGCCACGGTGGGGCTCGACCCCAACAGCTCGGTGCCCCGCTTCACGTTCGGGCAGATCAAGCTGCTGGACGGGATGGACTTCGTGGTGGTGACCATCGGTCTCTTCGCCGTGAGCGAGGTGCTGCAGCTGCTGGAGGACACCGACCGCGGCCAGGCGGTGACCAGCTCCTTTGGTCGCGTGATGATCACCATGAAGGAGTTCGTCACGTCGTTGGGAGCCATGATCCGCGGCAGCGTGCTCGGCTTCCTGGTGGGCGTGTTGCCCGGCGCCGGCGGCACCATCGCATCGTTCCTCGCCTACTCCACCGAGCAGCGGGTGTCCGACCGGGAGGGGACGTTCGGCAAGGGCGACATCCGTGGTGTGGCCGCGCCCGAGTCGGCCAACAACGCGGCTGCCAACGGAGCCATGATCCCGCTCCTCACGCTGGGTGTGCCCGGGAGCGGCACCACCGCGGTGCTGTTGGGCGCGCTCCTTGGGTTGGGCGTCACGCCCGGTCCGCTCCTCATCACCGAGGAGCCGGACCTGTTCTGGGGCCTGGCCGCATCCATGTACGTGGGGAACGTCTTCCTGCTGCTCCTCAACCTTCCCCTGGTGGGCGTCTTCGTCCGCGCGCTCACGGTGCCGCGCTGGTTCCTCCTGCCCGCCGTGGCCGCGCTCTCGTTCGTGGCCGTCTACGCCGTGAACCAGAGTGCGTTCGATCTGGTGCTCATGACGGGCTTCGGCGTGGTGGGGTATGCCATGCGCAAGGCGGGCATGCCGCTGGCGCCCGTGATTCTGGGTCTGGTGCTGGGCCCGCTGATGGAGAAGAGCCTGCGCCGCGCCATGTTCCTGTCCGGTGGCGACTGGGGCATCCTGTTCAGCTCTCCGATCGCCATCACGCTTTGGGTGTTGGCCGCGGCCAGCCTGGGCGCGCCCATGCTGATGGCGCGCCGTGCGCGGCTGCGCGAGGCGATGAGCGAGGGCGAGAACGACTAG
- a CDS encoding tripartite tricarboxylate transporter TctB family protein yields MTASTRTDRVTGLTLVLLGLAVGAEATTFNVLFLTDPVGPKALPLLSAAVFVVSGILLLARPGTTGSWPQRAVLLRMAGAVTMFGVYAALLAPLGFVVATTLTVTVLSVLFDGPWLKSLGAATALSAVLWYLFVWALGLDLPLGSVWEALWMR; encoded by the coding sequence GTGACGGCGTCCACACGCACCGACCGTGTCACGGGTCTGACGCTCGTGCTGCTGGGACTGGCCGTAGGCGCCGAGGCCACCACCTTCAACGTCCTCTTCCTCACCGACCCGGTGGGGCCCAAGGCCCTTCCGCTGCTCTCCGCAGCCGTGTTCGTGGTCTCAGGCATCCTTTTGCTGGCCCGTCCGGGGACCACGGGAAGCTGGCCGCAGCGCGCGGTGCTGCTGCGCATGGCCGGCGCGGTGACCATGTTCGGCGTGTATGCTGCGCTGCTGGCGCCACTGGGCTTCGTGGTGGCTACCACGCTGACGGTCACGGTGCTCTCCGTGCTCTTCGACGGGCCCTGGCTCAAGAGCCTGGGCGCCGCCACGGCGCTTTCCGCTGTGCTCTGGTACCTCTTCGTGTGGGCATTGGGGCTCGACCTTCCCTTGGGCAGCGTGTGGGAGGCCCTATGGATGCGCTGA